In the genome of Mucisphaera calidilacus, one region contains:
- a CDS encoding two-partner secretion domain-containing protein: MTKTENAHRRSRVLSFPSWRLLAALPLAAAGLGSPARADIEGANVVHGTADISQIGNVTNITTSQTAIIEYSKFNINQNETFNFIQPDASSRVYNHVKSINASMINGSLNANGHVYIINPSGIYFGNGAIVNVGNLYAAAGNLAHSDFIDGIDRFTNISGEVVNHGTIRADVAALIGQRVANHGSILTDQNLIMMATDDEVILMPRDGHIMVKFARDQTPDKLDGDPTLVNTGTLDGGEGQVMLASTDVFGLALYDTSTVRGGDLKIAAEQGRGEISGTVTASNKAEITAKNVVVKDADVSAGDTLHVGGGYQGGSDLANSETTFVSDNSVLSVGDGGELVVWSDGATGFYGSLYATNASVEISGKEFLAFDPNVMGLVGGHILFDPRNVTIDAVGPTTDPFDAAGNLIAATDDSVILVDDIVDILLGTFAGPPAIAAPTDVTITTGATGAQPGNVSLDADLIVAMTSTQTLTINAAGNIDINNVITNTDVGANALNVDLIAGGTVTVAAAITTNNGTFSSSGTTFDNTALINTGSATTTINHTDAVTLAAITAGALDVDAGGAIIDNGTLTITNNASFTETASAGITLDEAASAFGTLTFNSGGDVDITEAGGTVLTGTLTADNLTFTATGGDLTDADGTTLTVTTLADLTGANITVGNNAGDTTNFGTLTVNSAGNVAVTEDSATQFAGTSSVTGTLTVNSDGDITQAAASTVTVGGLTTLVDAAGGTDGITLDLLNDFADIAASSDGDISINDINGLILSDTSADNLTVVAAGDLTDADGTTLTVTTLADLTGANITVGNNAGDTTNFGTLTVNSAGNVAVTEDSATQFAGTSSVTGTLTVNSDGDITQAAASTVTVGGLTTLVDATGGTDGITLDLLNDFATIAASSDGDISINDINGLILSDTSADNLTVVAAGDLTDADGTTLTVTTLADLTGANITVGNNAGDTTNFGTLTVNSAGNVAVTEDSATQFAGTSSVTGTLTVNSDGDITQAAASTVTVGGLTTLVDATGGTDGITLDLLNDFATIAASSDGDISINDINGLILSDTSADNLTVVAAGDLTDADGTTLTVTTLADLTGANITVGNNAGDTTNFGTLTVNSAGNVAVTEDSATQFAGTSSVTGTLTVNSDGDITQAAASTVTVGGLTTLVDATGGTDGITLDLLNDFATIAASSDGDISINDINGLILSDTSADNLTVVAAGDLTDADGTTLTVTTLADLTGANITVGNNAGDTTNFGTLTVNSAGNVAVTEDSATQFDGLSVVGGDLTMTSLGAITQDAAPDAIQVTGTATFIDEVGGGDGITLANPGNSFGVLALTTPGDIDIAVTGDLAIGDTSVANLTLTVNAGSLTDADGTTLTVTNLADLTADNITLGDNAGDTTNFGTLTVNSGGNVAVTEDSATQFAGTSNVTGTLTVNSDGDITQAGGSTVTVGGLTTLVDATGGTDGITLDLLNDFATIAASSDGDISINDINGLILSDTSADNLTVVATGDLTDANGSTIAVTTLADLTGANITVGDNAGDTTNFGTLTVNSAGNVDVTEDSATQFAGANAVTGTLTVNSDGDITQAGGSTVTVGGLTTLVDAAGGTDGITLDLLNDFATIAASSDGDISINDINGLILSDISADNLTVVAAGDLTDADGTALAVTTLADLTGANITVGDNAGDTTNFGTLTVNSAGNVAVTEDSATQFAGTSNVTGTLTVNSDGDITQAGGSTITVGGLTTLVDAAGGTDGITLDLLNDFADIAATSDGAVVINDINAIDLGAITADSLDVDAAGAISDSDTLTITNNADFNDSTAAGITLDEAASTFGTLTFNSTGDVAITEADDTVLTGANTADNFTMDTTGAITDENGTTLDINSQATFNSTSAITLGDDASEVHRFGSLQFVSTPASIIQITEEDDMDVVAGSTASSLTLTSRTGGITTPALNISQNLILTAANGITLNGNLTAGALASLNADSDAASTPGGDLTLVAGVRIDTSATNAQILIGANDLIMDPTARIDSGAGLIRITESHGGGIGLGDAVIAGGMTISGTELESITSGTLQLDTNGLILVDNVTAANSNNIGGTLIMISRQTGSEGIAFEGTESFFNTLDVQADDRIRVDVNVTTDTGAMAMDGDFNNLANTNDDIVFADGVMLTAAGDLTLDATSGGLNGLGTLDLVSGGLLTINDTLTTLDTLDMTADNGLTINADITTNGITTLDADNDNDGTGTLTVGTNATVNSSGNDMNVIAGDLDFTTPAGTQNYFALSAGAGGDISILASNDKQITVVDLTPSFAQGANEMWISAGDNGFSGSALRGELERIQARNLTLTTTGAGDIVINTEVPLPVGPGSIDRATAYWQSASPAGGILTFTAGDAFTMTYRERFTMDNGSIQINTGGDVRIADLTATSSIGVASGGSITLIQRAQENVTTPDGLVVIDEGADMVVGQNIIMTGTSLGVDASFSPIRYILSSSTDAATITFNGNPTSIIPGQSSDVIIGTLPGGFIGDGAASGSSSNVSSAIAAATPRIENAEIVEEMQISQAMSERLTELNIFARDHSFAEVLEWLVGQRLYDDLPRSAMPDPNAVRRVAVGRLNASLVSAVINDFEDLVYRTATDQAGQPMFDPDTGEAMRVKVDNEIRERFASAYDAYTDYSGGTFDAMAFRAYVQENDLAAWANLEAIGGIIESMELLALPPVESATAIESLIRDLAPENMELEQLLEAARPTEKLAMIDQ, from the coding sequence ATGACCAAGACCGAGAACGCCCACCGTCGCTCCCGCGTCCTCTCCTTCCCCAGCTGGCGGCTCCTCGCCGCCCTGCCCCTCGCCGCCGCAGGGCTGGGATCGCCCGCACGAGCCGATATCGAGGGCGCCAACGTGGTCCACGGCACCGCCGACATCAGCCAGATCGGCAACGTGACCAACATCACCACCAGCCAGACCGCGATCATCGAGTACTCGAAGTTCAACATCAACCAGAACGAGACGTTCAACTTCATCCAGCCCGACGCGAGCTCGCGTGTCTACAACCACGTCAAGTCGATCAACGCATCGATGATCAACGGGTCACTCAACGCCAACGGCCACGTCTACATCATCAATCCCTCCGGCATCTACTTCGGCAACGGCGCGATCGTTAACGTCGGCAACCTCTACGCCGCCGCGGGCAACCTCGCCCACTCCGACTTCATCGACGGCATCGACCGCTTCACCAACATCTCGGGCGAGGTCGTGAACCACGGCACCATCCGTGCCGACGTCGCCGCCCTCATCGGCCAACGCGTCGCGAACCACGGCTCCATCCTCACCGATCAGAACCTCATCATGATGGCGACCGACGACGAGGTCATCCTGATGCCGCGCGACGGCCACATCATGGTCAAGTTCGCCAGAGACCAGACACCCGACAAGCTCGACGGCGACCCGACACTCGTCAACACCGGCACGCTCGACGGCGGCGAGGGGCAGGTCATGCTCGCCTCCACCGACGTCTTCGGCCTCGCACTCTACGACACCAGCACCGTCCGAGGCGGCGACCTCAAGATCGCCGCCGAGCAGGGACGAGGCGAAATCAGCGGCACGGTCACGGCGAGCAACAAAGCCGAGATCACCGCGAAGAACGTCGTGGTCAAGGACGCCGACGTCAGCGCCGGCGATACCCTCCACGTCGGCGGCGGGTACCAGGGCGGCAGCGACCTCGCCAACTCCGAAACCACCTTCGTCAGCGACAACAGCGTGCTCTCGGTCGGCGACGGCGGCGAACTGGTCGTCTGGTCCGACGGCGCGACCGGCTTCTACGGCAGCCTGTACGCCACCAACGCCTCGGTCGAGATCTCCGGCAAGGAGTTCCTCGCCTTCGACCCCAACGTCATGGGGCTGGTCGGCGGACACATCCTCTTCGACCCCCGCAACGTGACCATCGACGCCGTCGGCCCGACCACCGACCCCTTCGACGCCGCAGGCAACCTCATCGCCGCTACCGATGACTCGGTCATCCTCGTCGACGACATCGTCGACATCCTCCTCGGCACCTTTGCGGGCCCGCCCGCGATCGCTGCACCAACCGACGTGACCATCACCACCGGCGCCACGGGAGCACAACCGGGCAACGTCTCGCTCGACGCCGACCTGATCGTCGCGATGACCAGCACCCAGACCCTCACCATCAACGCCGCCGGCAACATCGACATCAACAACGTGATCACCAACACCGACGTCGGTGCCAACGCCCTGAACGTGGATCTGATCGCCGGTGGTACCGTCACCGTGGCCGCCGCAATCACCACCAACAACGGTACCTTCTCCTCAAGCGGCACAACGTTCGACAACACCGCCCTCATCAACACAGGCTCCGCGACGACGACCATCAATCACACCGATGCAGTCACACTCGCAGCCATCACCGCCGGCGCACTGGATGTCGATGCCGGCGGAGCGATCATCGATAACGGAACACTGACCATCACAAACAACGCCAGCTTCACCGAGACTGCCTCCGCAGGCATCACACTCGACGAAGCGGCCAGTGCCTTCGGCACACTCACGTTTAACTCCGGCGGCGACGTCGATATCACCGAAGCCGGCGGGACCGTCCTCACCGGCACCCTGACAGCCGACAACCTGACCTTCACAGCCACAGGCGGCGACCTCACCGACGCCGACGGAACCACGCTGACCGTCACCACCCTCGCCGACCTCACCGGTGCCAACATCACCGTGGGCAACAACGCAGGCGACACCACCAACTTCGGAACCCTCACCGTCAACTCCGCCGGCAACGTCGCCGTCACCGAAGACAGCGCCACACAGTTCGCCGGCACCAGCAGCGTCACCGGGACCCTCACCGTCAACTCCGACGGCGACATCACCCAGGCAGCCGCCAGCACCGTCACCGTCGGCGGGCTCACCACCCTCGTCGACGCCGCCGGCGGGACCGACGGCATCACCCTCGACCTGCTCAACGACTTCGCCGACATCGCCGCCTCGTCCGACGGCGACATCAGCATCAACGACATAAACGGGCTCATCCTCAGCGACACCTCCGCCGATAACCTCACCGTCGTCGCGGCAGGCGACCTCACCGACGCCGACGGAACCACGCTGACCGTCACCACCCTCGCCGACCTCACCGGTGCCAACATCACCGTGGGTAACAACGCCGGTGACACCACCAACTTCGGAACCCTCACCGTCAACTCCGCCGGCAACGTCGCCGTCACCGAAGACAGCGCCACACAGTTCGCTGGCACCAGCAGCGTCACCGGAACCCTCACCGTCAACTCCGACGGCGACATCACCCAGGCAGCCGCCAGCACCGTCACCGTCGGCGGGCTCACCACCCTCGTCGACGCCACCGGCGGGACCGACGGCATCACACTCGACCTGCTCAACGACTTCGCCACAATCGCCGCCTCGTCCGACGGCGACATCAGCATCAACGACATCAACGGGCTCATCCTCAGCGACACCTCCGCCGACAACCTCACCGTTGTCGCAGCAGGCGACCTCACCGACGCCGACGGAACCACGCTGACCGTCACCACCCTCGCCGACCTCACCGGTGCCAACATCACCGTGGGCAACAACGCAGGCGACACCACCAACTTCGGAACCCTCACCGTCAACTCCGCCGGCAACGTCGCCGTCACCGAAGACAGCGCCACACAGTTCGCCGGCACCAGCAGCGTCACCGGGACCCTCACCGTCAACTCCGACGGCGACATCACCCAGGCAGCCGCCAGCACCGTCACCGTTGGCGGGCTCACCACCCTCGTCGACGCCACCGGCGGGACCGACGGCATCACACTCGACCTGCTCAACGACTTCGCCACAATCGCCGCCTCGTCCGACGGCGACATCAGCATCAACGACATCAACGGGCTCATCCTCAGCGACACCTCCGCCGACAACCTCACCGTTGTCGCAGCAGGTGACCTCACCGACGCCGACGGAACCACGCTGACCGTCACCACCCTCGCCGACCTCACCGGTGCCAACATCACCGTGGGCAACAACGCAGGCGACACCACCAACTTCGGAACCCTCACCGTCAACTCCGCCGGCAACGTCGCCGTCACCGAAGACAGCGCCACACAGTTCGCCGGCACCAGCAGCGTCACCGGGACCCTCACCGTCAACTCCGACGGCGACATCACCCAGGCAGCCGCCAGCACCGTCACCGTTGGCGGGCTCACCACCCTCGTCGACGCCACCGGCGGGACCGACGGCATCACACTCGACCTGCTCAACGACTTCGCCACAATCGCCGCCTCGTCCGACGGCGACATCAGCATCAACGACATCAACGGACTGATCCTCAGCGACACCTCCGCCGACAACCTCACCGTTGTCGCGGCAGGTGACCTCACCGACGCCGACGGAACCACGCTGACCGTCACCACCCTCGCCGACCTCACCGGTGCCAACATCACCGTGGGCAACAACGCAGGCGACACCACCAACTTCGGGACTTTGACCGTCAACAGTGCCGGCAACGTGGCCGTCACCGAGGACAGCGCCACACAGTTCGACGGCCTCTCGGTCGTCGGCGGCGACCTGACCATGACATCACTGGGCGCGATCACGCAGGATGCTGCCCCCGACGCGATCCAGGTCACCGGAACCGCGACGTTCATCGATGAAGTCGGTGGCGGCGACGGCATCACGCTCGCCAACCCCGGCAACAGCTTCGGCGTGCTGGCCCTGACGACGCCGGGCGACATCGACATCGCCGTAACGGGCGATCTCGCCATCGGAGACACCTCGGTCGCCAACCTCACCCTGACCGTGAATGCCGGCAGCCTCACCGACGCCGACGGAACCACGCTGACCGTCACCAACCTCGCCGACCTCACCGCCGACAACATCACGCTCGGCGACAACGCAGGCGACACCACCAACTTCGGAACATTGACCGTTAACTCAGGCGGCAACGTGGCCGTCACCGAGGACAGCGCCACACAATTCGCAGGCACCAGCAACGTCACAGGAACCCTCACCGTCAACTCCGATGGCGACATCACCCAGGCCGGCGGAAGCACCGTCACCGTTGGCGGGCTCACCACCCTCGTCGACGCCACCGGCGGGACCGACGGCATCACCCTCGACCTGCTCAACGACTTCGCCACAATCGCCGCTTCGTCCGATGGCGACATCAGCATCAACGACATCAACGGACTGATCCTCAGCGACACCTCCGCCGACAACCTCACCGTCGTCGCAACAGGCGACCTCACCGACGCCAATGGCTCCACGATCGCCGTCACCACCCTCGCCGACCTCACCGGTGCCAACATCACCGTGGGCGACAACGCAGGCGACACCACCAACTTCGGGACCCTCACCGTCAACAGTGCCGGCAACGTCGACGTCACCGAGGACAGCGCCACACAGTTCGCGGGTGCCAACGCGGTAACAGGTACCCTCACCGTCAACTCCGACGGCGACATCACCCAGGCCGGCGGAAGCACCGTCACCGTCGGCGGGCTCACCACCCTCGTCGACGCCGCCGGCGGGACCGACGGCATCACCCTCGACCTGCTCAACGACTTCGCCACAATCGCCGCTTCGTCCGATGGCGACATCAGCATCAACGACATCAACGGACTGATCCTCAGCGACATCTCCGCCGATAACCTCACCGTTGTCGCAGCAGGCGACCTCACCGACGCCGACGGAACCGCCCTCGCCGTCACCACCCTCGCCGACCTCACCGGTGCCAACATCACCGTGGGTGACAACGCAGGCGACACCACCAACTTCGGAACCCTCACCGTCAACAGTGCCGGCAACGTGGCCGTCACCGAAGACAGCGCCACACAGTTCGCGGGCACCAGCAACGTCACCGGAACCCTCACCGTCAACTCCGATGGCGACATCACCCAGGCCGGCGGAAGCACCATCACCGTCGGCGGGCTCACCACCCTCGTCGACGCCGCCGGCGGGACCGACGGCATCACACTCGACCTGCTCAACGACTTCGCCGACATCGCCGCGACGTCCGACGGCGCAGTGGTCATCAACGACATCAATGCCATCGATCTGGGTGCAATCACGGCAGACAGCCTCGATGTCGATGCCGCCGGCGCAATCTCAGACTCGGACACACTCACCATCACGAACAACGCCGACTTCAACGACAGCACCGCTGCCGGCATCACGCTCGACGAGGCCGCCAGCACCTTCGGCACACTGACCTTCAACTCAACGGGCGACGTGGCCATCACCGAGGCCGACGACACGGTCCTCACCGGTGCCAACACCGCCGACAACTTCACCATGGACACCACCGGCGCCATCACCGACGAGAACGGAACCACGCTGGACATCAACAGCCAGGCGACGTTCAACAGCACGTCGGCCATCACACTCGGCGACGACGCCAGCGAGGTGCACCGTTTCGGCTCACTCCAGTTCGTCTCCACGCCCGCGAGCATCATCCAGATCACCGAAGAGGATGACATGGACGTCGTGGCGGGCAGCACGGCGAGCAGCCTGACACTGACCTCGCGCACGGGTGGCATCACCACCCCCGCACTCAACATTTCCCAGAACCTCATCCTCACGGCGGCGAACGGCATCACGCTCAACGGCAACCTGACCGCTGGCGCGCTCGCCTCTCTCAACGCCGACTCCGACGCGGCCTCAACACCCGGCGGCGACCTGACCCTGGTCGCAGGCGTCCGCATCGACACCAGCGCCACAAACGCTCAGATCCTCATCGGCGCTAACGACCTGATCATGGACCCGACCGCCCGCATCGATTCAGGCGCCGGCCTGATCCGAATCACCGAGAGCCACGGGGGCGGCATCGGGCTCGGCGACGCCGTCATCGCCGGGGGCATGACGATCTCCGGAACCGAACTGGAGTCCATCACCAGCGGCACGCTGCAACTCGACACCAACGGCCTGATCCTCGTCGACAACGTCACCGCCGCAAACAGCAACAACATCGGCGGCACGCTGATCATGATCAGCCGGCAGACCGGCAGCGAAGGCATCGCCTTCGAGGGCACCGAGTCCTTCTTCAACACCCTCGACGTCCAGGCCGACGACCGCATCCGCGTCGACGTGAACGTCACCACCGACACCGGTGCCATGGCAATGGACGGCGACTTCAACAACCTCGCCAACACCAACGACGACATCGTCTTCGCCGACGGCGTCATGCTGACCGCCGCGGGCGACCTCACCCTCGACGCCACCTCGGGCGGCCTCAACGGACTGGGAACACTCGACCTCGTCAGCGGCGGCCTCCTCACCATCAACGACACCCTCACAACCCTCGACACGCTCGATATGACGGCCGACAACGGCCTCACGATCAACGCCGACATCACCACCAACGGCATCACCACACTCGACGCCGACAACGACAACGACGGAACCGGCACCCTGACCGTCGGCACAAACGCCACCGTCAACTCCTCGGGCAACGACATGAACGTGATCGCCGGCGACCTCGACTTCACCACACCCGCCGGGACCCAGAACTACTTCGCCCTGAGTGCCGGCGCGGGCGGCGACATCTCGATCCTCGCATCCAACGACAAGCAGATCACGGTCGTTGACCTCACGCCCAGCTTCGCCCAGGGCGCCAACGAGATGTGGATCAGCGCCGGCGACAACGGCTTCAGCGGCTCGGCGCTGCGTGGCGAGCTCGAACGCATCCAGGCACGCAACCTCACGCTCACCACCACCGGAGCAGGCGACATCGTCATCAACACCGAGGTCCCCCTGCCCGTCGGACCGGGCAGCATCGACCGCGCCACCGCCTACTGGCAGAGCGCCAGCCCGGCGGGCGGAATCCTCACCTTCACCGCGGGTGACGCCTTCACCATGACCTACCGCGAACGCTTCACCATGGACAACGGCTCGATCCAGATCAACACCGGCGGCGACGTCCGAATCGCCGACCTCACGGCCACCTCGAGCATCGGCGTCGCATCGGGCGGCTCGATCACACTCATCCAGCGTGCCCAGGAGAATGTCACCACACCCGACGGGCTCGTCGTCATCGACGAGGGTGCCGACATGGTCGTTGGCCAGAACATCATCATGACCGGCACCAGCCTGGGCGTCGATGCCTCCTTCAGCCCCATCCGCTACATCCTCTCCTCGAGCACCGACGCCGCAACGATCACCTTCAACGGCAACCCGACATCCATCATCCCCGGTCAGTCTTCCGACGTGATCATCGGCACCCTCCCGGGCGGGTTCATCGGCGACGGTGCCGCGAGCGGATCCTCGTCCAACGTCTCCAGCGCCATCGCGGCCGCTACACCACGCATCGAGAACGCCGAGATCGTCGAGGAAATGCAGATCAGCCAGGCCATGAGCGAACGTCTCACCGAACTGAATATCTTCGCGCGTGACCACAGCTTCGCCGAAGTCCTCGAATGGCTGGTCGGACAGCGACTCTACGACGACCTGCCCCGCTCCGCGATGCCCGACCCCAACGCCGTCCGACGTGTCGCCGTTGGCCGACTCAACGCCAGCCTCGTCTCCGCCGTCATCAATGACTTCGAAGACCTCGTCTACCGCACCGCAACCGATCAGGCGGGACAGCCGATGTTTGATCCCGACACCGGCGAAGCCATGCGGGTGAAAGTGGATAACGAGATCCGTGAACGCTTCGCGTCAGCCTACGACGCCTACACCGACTACAGCGGCGGAACCTTCGACGCCATGGCCTTCCGTGCCTACGTCCAGGAGAACGACCTCGCCGCCTGGGCTAACCTTGAGGCCATCGGCGGCATCATCGAAAGCATGGAACTGCTCGCCCTGCCACCGGTCGAAAGCGCTACCGCCATCGAGTCGCTCATCCGAGACCTCGCACCCGAGAACATGGAACTCGAACAACTGCTCGAAGCCGCCAGGCCGACCGAAAAACTGGCCATGATCGATCAGTAA